In Phacochoerus africanus isolate WHEZ1 chromosome 1, ROS_Pafr_v1, whole genome shotgun sequence, the following are encoded in one genomic region:
- the RPSA gene encoding 40S ribosomal protein SA, with protein MSGALDVLQMKEEDVLKFLAAGTHLGGTNLDFQMEQYIYKRKSDGIYIINLKRTWEKLLLAARAIVAIENPADVSVISSRNTGQRAVLKFAAATGATPIAGRFTPGTFTNQIQAAFREPRLLVVTDPRADHQPLTEASYVNLPTIALCNTDSPLRYVDIAIPCNNKGAHSVGLMWWMLAREVLRMRGTISREHPWEVMPDLYFYRDPEEIEKEEQAAAEKAVTKEEFQGEWTAPAPEFTATQPEVADWSEGVQVPSVPIQQFPTEDWSAQPTTEDWSAAPTAQATEWVGTTTEWS; from the exons ATGTCCGGAGCCCTCGATGTCCTACAAATGAAAGAGGAGGATGTCCTCAAGTTCCTTGCAGCAGGAACCCACCTTGGTGGCACCAACCTTGACTTCCAAATGGAACAGTACATCTACAAAAGGAAAAGTGATG GCATCTACATCATAAATCTGAAGAGAACCTGGGAGAAACTTCTGTTGGCGGCTCGTGCCATCGTTGCCATTGAAAACCCAGCCGATGTCAGTGTCATATCCTCCAGGAATACTGGCCAG CGAGCTGTGCTGAAGTTTGCTGCTGCCACTGGAGCCACTCCTATTGCTGGCCGCTTCACTCCTGGAACCTTCACTAACCAGATCCAGGCAGCCTTCCGGGAGCCAAGACTTCTGGTGGTTACTGATCCTAGGGCTGACCACCAGCCTCTCACAGAGGCCTCTTACGTTAACCTGCCTACCATTGCTCTGTGTAACACAGACTCACCTCTGCGTTATGTGGACATTGCCATCCCGTGCAACAACAAG ggagctcactcagtgggtctgatGTGGTGGATGCTCGCCCGGGAAGTTCTGCGCATGCGTGGCACCATCTCCCGGGAACACCCATGGGAAGTCATGCCTGACCTCTACTTCTACAGAGATCCTGAAGAG attgaaaaggaagagcAGGCCGCAGCTGAGAAGGCTGTGACCAAGGAGGAATTTCAGGGTGAATGGACTGCGCCAGCTCCTGAGTTCACTGCCACTCAACCTGAGGTGGCAGATTGGTCCGAAGGTGTGCAAGTGCCTTCTGTGCCCATCCAGCAATTCCCTACTG AAGATTGGAGTGCTCAGCCTACCACTGAAGATTGGTCTGCAGCTCCCACTGCGCAGGCCACTGAATGGGTAGGAACAACCACTGAGTGGTCTTAA